One window of Saprospiraceae bacterium genomic DNA carries:
- a CDS encoding DUF5106 domain-containing protein, with the protein MMVNFRCIIAWIVWVVSMTGSFAEGYKIRVDISGYTNDTLLLGYHFGDKQYIRDTAFRTKEGFVFKGDSVLEAGMYLIVVLPTHDFFQFLIDGGKQSFSIHTQLNNLTEHLEFKSSKLNEEFEKYVDFISSRRILADSFSKQLKLEKDSFKIKQFETKLNQFDLEVKVYQQDILSKQPTSLLSLIIRSSLDVEIPDFSKLPAEKRDIAIFNYYKSHYFDHFDFKDDRGVRIPLYFQKIDRYIEKLTVQHPDSISAALDYILNSCVANSENLKFLLSHYLNSYANSKYVGMDGVYVYLVENFYANGKASWMDKENLAKMVNDAKSLKPLLIDRIAPDIRVFTKDSSPIRMHEIKSPYLVLLFWAPDCGHCKKSMHYIVDFYNKFKTKGVEILAVCTKTGQDEKTCWESVESMNMGSWINATDPLHLSRFKVIYDLKTTPQIYILDKNKKILTKKIGAEQLSDIMDKLLTIKENE; encoded by the coding sequence ATGATGGTTAATTTTCGTTGCATAATTGCTTGGATCGTTTGGGTCGTTTCAATGACTGGATCCTTTGCTGAAGGTTATAAAATCAGAGTAGATATTTCAGGTTATACAAATGATACACTTTTACTTGGTTATCATTTTGGCGACAAACAGTATATCAGAGACACTGCTTTTCGGACAAAAGAAGGATTTGTATTTAAAGGAGATTCTGTTCTTGAGGCGGGAATGTATTTGATTGTAGTCTTGCCAACCCATGATTTCTTTCAGTTTTTAATTGATGGCGGCAAACAATCGTTTAGTATTCATACTCAATTGAATAACCTTACGGAGCATTTAGAATTTAAATCTTCTAAATTAAATGAAGAATTTGAAAAATATGTTGATTTTATTTCTAGCAGACGAATTCTTGCGGATTCTTTTTCAAAGCAGCTTAAGCTTGAAAAAGATTCTTTTAAAATAAAACAATTTGAAACCAAGTTAAATCAATTTGATTTAGAAGTCAAAGTGTATCAGCAAGATATACTCTCAAAGCAACCAACAAGTTTATTAAGTTTAATTATTCGTTCGAGTTTAGATGTTGAAATACCAGATTTTAGTAAGTTGCCAGCGGAAAAAAGGGATATAGCTATATTTAATTATTACAAATCCCACTATTTTGATCATTTTGATTTTAAAGATGATCGAGGGGTACGGATTCCTTTATATTTCCAAAAAATTGATCGTTATATTGAGAAATTAACTGTTCAACACCCTGATTCAATCAGTGCAGCACTTGACTATATATTAAATAGTTGCGTTGCAAATTCAGAAAATTTGAAATTTTTGTTATCCCATTACTTAAATTCATATGCAAATTCTAAGTATGTGGGCATGGATGGTGTTTATGTTTACTTAGTAGAGAATTTTTATGCAAATGGAAAGGCCAGTTGGATGGATAAAGAAAATCTGGCTAAAATGGTTAATGATGCCAAATCTTTAAAACCATTACTAATAGACCGAATTGCTCCGGATATTAGAGTATTTACGAAAGATTCAAGTCCAATTCGGATGCATGAAATAAAATCGCCATATCTTGTGTTATTATTCTGGGCACCAGATTGCGGACATTGTAAAAAATCAATGCATTACATTGTTGATTTTTATAACAAGTTCAAAACCAAGGGAGTAGAAATTTTAGCAGTTTGTACTAAGACAGGCCAGGATGAGAAAACTTGTTGGGAAAGTGTTGAAAGTATGAATATGGGAAGTTGGATAAATGCTACAGATCCCTTACATTTGTCAAGATTTAAAGTTATTTACGACCTAAAAACCACCCCCCAAATTTACATTCTTGATAAAAACAAGAAAATTTTGACAAAAAAAATAGGGGCTGAACAACTTAGTGATATAATGGATAAGTTGTTGACTATCAAAGAGAACGAATAA